One genomic region from Metallosphaera tengchongensis encodes:
- a CDS encoding alpha/beta hydrolase-fold protein, producing MSDTFLQSASVFGGMKLDFLDVESQYLKDNPLGDSYKRKVAVIRPEEAEGIPAILYLSGYFSSPVMQLNPDPLSENLKERLERLVREGKVPKITLILPDTFTKLGGNQYIDSPAAGQYESFLMKEVIPLVKENYSIDRFAVMGKSSGGFGALHLGSKYEFSAIASHSADAYFEYAYLPLFPRAIPTLRRTGDPRDYVSYFWSQADRKRRDLMDALMIVGLSAFYSKSSTIELPFDLETGEILEDVWKTWLEFDPVRFLPRRMEKVKGKRVYIDVGDRDDFFLQYGNKIIHKILRNWKVDHIFEEFRGGHMNTSYRYELSLSFLSKSLYETN from the coding sequence TTGAGCGATACATTTTTACAGTCCGCATCGGTCTTTGGTGGGATGAAGCTTGACTTCCTAGATGTCGAAAGTCAGTACCTCAAGGACAACCCTCTCGGTGACAGCTACAAAAGGAAAGTTGCAGTTATAAGACCAGAGGAGGCAGAAGGAATCCCTGCAATTCTTTACCTCAGTGGATATTTCTCAAGTCCCGTGATGCAACTTAATCCGGATCCTCTGTCTGAAAACCTTAAGGAAAGGTTGGAAAGGTTAGTAAGGGAGGGTAAGGTTCCTAAGATAACGCTGATCCTCCCAGACACTTTTACCAAACTTGGGGGAAACCAGTACATAGATTCTCCTGCAGCGGGTCAATATGAGTCATTCCTAATGAAGGAAGTTATTCCCTTAGTGAAGGAGAATTACTCAATCGATCGCTTCGCAGTTATGGGTAAATCCTCAGGTGGTTTCGGTGCCCTTCACTTGGGTTCCAAGTATGAATTCAGTGCAATAGCTTCCCACTCTGCAGACGCTTACTTTGAATATGCCTATCTCCCACTATTTCCTAGGGCAATACCCACGCTCAGAAGGACAGGTGACCCTAGAGACTACGTGTCCTACTTCTGGTCTCAAGCGGATAGGAAGAGAAGGGATCTGATGGATGCTCTAATGATAGTTGGTCTCTCGGCATTTTACTCTAAATCCTCCACCATTGAACTGCCTTTTGATCTTGAGACTGGAGAGATACTGGAGGACGTTTGGAAGACCTGGCTGGAGTTCGATCCGGTAAGGTTCTTACCAAGGAGAATGGAGAAAGTGAAGGGAAAAAGAGTTTACATCGACGTAGGCGATAGGGACGATTTTTTCCTTCAATACGGTAATAAAATAATCCATAAAATATTGAGAAATTGGAAAGTAGACCACATATTTGAGGAGTTCAGGGGAGGGCACATGAATACCTCTTATAGGTATGAGCTATCCCTTTCATTTCTATCAAAGTCTTTGTATGAAACAAATTAA
- a CDS encoding (Fe-S)-binding protein, whose translation MESVISLVKESLRKYGMPFPVDKKVCSGWTNDLPRKGETVLFTSCMYQIEPVVPTLNRFSSMAGVLKGVIPLAKYLKPSKEEQARAYKILNNIANALRRQGITPAYLYEDEPYSGALLLEMGLLDDFRNHAMMVATFLKERGVKRVITVDPHTHNALSRYREFVDFDVEVLNYLELVEINRKVNEEFTIHDSCLYSRFLNLRGKYRDLLKSAGVNLVEDFLVTGKETSTCCGGPLAGVDRELSEKIAKRRAEELEKLSNKLLVACPICYVTLSPHFKGSIKDVAEVVL comes from the coding sequence ATGGAAAGCGTTATATCCTTAGTGAAGGAGAGCTTACGTAAGTATGGAATGCCTTTTCCTGTGGACAAAAAGGTGTGCTCAGGTTGGACAAATGACCTTCCCAGGAAAGGGGAAACAGTGCTCTTCACGTCTTGTATGTATCAGATAGAACCTGTGGTACCTACCTTGAATAGGTTCTCCTCTATGGCGGGAGTTTTAAAAGGGGTTATACCTCTGGCCAAATATCTAAAGCCGTCTAAGGAGGAGCAGGCTAGGGCTTATAAAATTCTGAATAATATAGCCAACGCTTTGAGAAGGCAAGGGATTACGCCCGCTTACCTTTACGAAGATGAGCCCTACAGTGGGGCACTGTTACTAGAGATGGGTCTGCTAGACGATTTCAGGAACCACGCTATGATGGTAGCGACCTTTCTCAAGGAGAGGGGAGTTAAGAGGGTAATTACCGTAGACCCGCATACCCATAACGCTCTAAGTAGATATAGGGAGTTTGTGGATTTCGACGTTGAGGTGCTCAATTATCTGGAGCTAGTAGAAATTAATAGAAAAGTTAATGAGGAGTTCACCATACACGATTCATGCCTATACTCAAGGTTCCTGAACTTAAGGGGGAAATACAGAGATCTGTTGAAGTCAGCAGGAGTTAACCTGGTAGAGGACTTCCTAGTCACTGGTAAGGAGACTTCCACCTGTTGCGGAGGTCCGTTGGCAGGAGTGGACAGGGAGTTAAGCGAGAAGATCGCCAAAAGAAGAGCAGAGGAATTGGAGAAGCTCTCCAATAAGTTGTTGGTTGCATGTCCAATTTGTTACGTCACCTTGTCCCCACACTTCAAGGGGAGCATTAAGGACGTGGCTGAGGTGGTTCTATGA
- a CDS encoding LUD domain-containing protein, giving the protein MSWEIAINRTINNNVPRVYSVLEKYPYILELAEQLRKAKLEVLKDLENYVEETVESVKRIGGVPHVVGNADEAKEEIRKIVGSRNRIVLGKSMVAYELGLRDYLSQIGKEVWETDLGEFLIQIAKEHPSHIIAPAIHMSKERAEDLVRKILGNLPEGATHEQIVMRVREFLRDKFINAEVGITGANAIAADTGSIILVENEGNIRFSTVSPSVHISVAGFEKIVPTLHHAMMEAMVQAAYAGLYPPTYVNLTSGPSSTGDIEMKRVSPAHGPREFHLVLVDNGRLRASKDSDLQEALLCIRCGRCHLHCPVYRVMDGSWGVPPYSGPMGAMWSYIVYNDAKPSTLCAHSGGCKEVCPMKINIPRVLEKIKYRYYREQRKS; this is encoded by the coding sequence ATGAGCTGGGAGATTGCCATCAATAGGACTATAAATAACAACGTCCCTAGGGTTTATTCGGTTCTAGAGAAATACCCGTACATCCTGGAGTTGGCTGAGCAGTTGCGGAAGGCGAAACTCGAGGTTTTGAAGGATCTGGAAAACTACGTTGAGGAAACCGTAGAGTCTGTGAAGAGGATTGGAGGGGTTCCCCACGTGGTGGGTAACGCAGACGAAGCCAAGGAGGAAATCCGTAAGATCGTCGGTTCTAGGAACAGGATAGTTCTTGGAAAGTCCATGGTTGCTTATGAACTTGGGTTAAGGGATTACTTAAGCCAGATAGGTAAGGAGGTCTGGGAGACTGACCTAGGGGAGTTCCTTATACAAATTGCAAAGGAACATCCATCCCACATAATTGCCCCTGCCATACACATGTCAAAGGAACGGGCGGAGGATCTAGTTAGAAAGATCCTGGGAAATCTACCCGAGGGAGCTACCCACGAACAGATAGTCATGAGGGTCAGGGAATTCCTCAGAGATAAGTTCATTAACGCTGAGGTTGGGATAACTGGAGCTAATGCCATAGCCGCAGATACCGGTTCCATAATTCTCGTCGAGAACGAAGGCAATATCAGATTCTCTACCGTTTCACCCTCAGTACATATCTCGGTAGCAGGTTTCGAAAAGATAGTGCCCACCCTCCATCACGCTATGATGGAAGCTATGGTTCAGGCCGCATATGCAGGCCTCTATCCGCCAACCTACGTTAACCTGACCTCTGGTCCGAGCTCTACAGGGGATATAGAGATGAAAAGGGTTAGTCCAGCCCACGGACCGAGGGAGTTTCACCTTGTTCTGGTGGATAACGGTAGGCTGAGGGCTTCCAAGGATTCCGATTTGCAAGAAGCTCTACTATGCATAAGGTGCGGTAGGTGTCACCTCCACTGTCCAGTTTACAGAGTTATGGACGGAAGTTGGGGGGTACCGCCCTACTCTGGGCCAATGGGCGCCATGTGGTCCTATATAGTTTACAATGACGCAAAGCCTTCTACCCTCTGCGCCCACTCAGGGGGGTGCAAGGAGGTCTGTCCCATGAAGATTAACATACCGAGAGTACTGGAAAAGATTAAGTATAGATACTACAGAGAGCAACGTAAGAGCTGA
- a CDS encoding AbrB/MazE/SpoVT family DNA-binding domain-containing protein: protein MAVEDIVKVSRNYQVTIPARIRQKFQIKEGDLVRVVFDEKENTVKIMPMKQ from the coding sequence ATGGCAGTAGAAGATATAGTTAAAGTAAGTAGGAACTATCAAGTCACCATCCCAGCAAGAATAAGGCAAAAATTCCAAATAAAAGAAGGGGACTTAGTGAGAGTAGTTTTTGACGAGAAGGAAAATACTGTAAAAATAATGCCAATGAAACAATGA